From one Triticum urartu cultivar G1812 chromosome 3, Tu2.1, whole genome shotgun sequence genomic stretch:
- the LOC125548129 gene encoding uncharacterized protein LOC125548129, whose translation MAARRHAGSSSGPTSANLSMKLLVEVDRRGTPRRVVYAEAGKDVVDFLLTFLTLPIGTVVKLLRRNSMPMVGCVGNLYGSVEELPDDFICHRDARAAKDTLLRPAGGRLPLLTNAGSSSSSTGGFVRAGVTYEVMDDLEIAPRSNVDFITNLNRYGIRDIGCLQRKTVRVGDTEGLQILRASLKSKTVLTDVFLRTNTPSPSPRALTAG comes from the exons ATGGCCGCCAGAAGGCACGCCGGGAGCAGCTCCGGTCCCACTTCGGCCAACCTAAGCATGAAGCTGCTGGTGGAGGTGGACAGGCGCGGCACGCCCAGGCGCGTGGTGTACGCCGAGGCCGGCAAGGACGTCGTCGACTTCCTCCTCACCTTCCTCACCTTGCCGATCGGCACGGTCGTCAAGCTGCTCAGGAGGAACTCCATGCCCATGGTAGGCTGCGTCGGCAACCTGTACGGCAGCGTCGAGGAGCTCCCCGACGACTTCATCTGCCACAGGGACGCCAGGGCCGCCAAGGACACCCTGCTCAGGCCCGCCGGCGGCAGGCTTCCCCTGCTCACGAACGCGGGGTCGTCGTCGTCCAGCACCGGCGGCTTTGTGAGGGCGGGCGTGACCTACGAGGTCATGGACGACCTCGAGATTGCTCCCAGGTCTAACGTCGATTTCATCACCAACCTCAACAGATATGGTATCAGGGACATCGGCTGTCTCCAGAGGAAGACTGTCCGAGTTGGCGACACCGAG GGTCTCCAGATACTGAGGGCGTCACTCAAGTCGAAGACGGTCCTCACCG